A single window of Pectobacterium parmentieri DNA harbors:
- a CDS encoding DUF1127 domain-containing protein — MEFHENRSQKPFRESPFWLMLILPYRLWKAWRVRAQTLKILQNMSDNGLKDIGLKRSDLDRFR; from the coding sequence ATGGAATTTCATGAAAATCGATCACAAAAACCGTTCCGCGAGTCACCGTTCTGGCTAATGTTGATTTTGCCGTACCGCTTGTGGAAAGCCTGGCGGGTAAGGGCACAGACGCTGAAGATACTACAGAATATGAGTGATAACGGGCTTAAGGATATCGGACTGAAGCGAAGCGATCTTGATCGATTCAGATAG
- the shiA gene encoding shikimate transporter, whose protein sequence is MDTSTTPTLSQPGGSLPHQDDSLPSDKTLQTQLESHSQHRAKRAAWGSFVGAVVDWYDFLLYGIVAALVFNTEFFPQVSPTMGTLAAFGTFGVGFLFRPLGGMVFGHFGDKLGRKRMLMITVWMMGISTALIGLLPSFDSIGWWAPVLLVMLRAIQGFAVGGEWGGAALLAVESAPKKKKAFYSSGVQVGFGVGLLLATGSVSVVSNLTTNEEFTTWGWRLPFLFSLILVAIAWWVRNGMDESQEFEANKTLGDRAKKLRSFPIMDALRQHPKAFLLIIALRLGELLTMYIVTAFALNYSTTHLGLSRDIFLNIGLLVGAISCVSIPFFAYLADSFGRRRIYVTGALIGAVSAVPFFMALESHNTLMILFFAIMLANAAHDMIVSVQQPMFTELFGTAYRYSGAGVGYQVASVVGGGFTPFIAVLLVEFMDGSWHAVAAYLAIGCLLSAIVGMQMKAKSADDLPR, encoded by the coding sequence ATGGACACCTCAACTACGCCAACTCTCTCACAACCTGGCGGCTCTTTACCCCATCAGGATGACTCTCTTCCCTCTGATAAAACCCTACAAACACAGTTAGAAAGCCATTCTCAACATCGAGCGAAACGCGCAGCATGGGGCAGTTTTGTGGGTGCGGTTGTTGATTGGTACGATTTCTTGCTGTACGGAATTGTTGCCGCTCTGGTATTTAATACCGAATTTTTTCCGCAGGTCAGCCCGACGATGGGGACGTTGGCGGCATTTGGTACGTTCGGTGTGGGTTTCCTGTTTCGCCCGTTAGGCGGTATGGTATTCGGTCACTTTGGTGACAAGCTGGGCCGTAAACGGATGTTGATGATTACGGTCTGGATGATGGGTATTTCCACTGCATTGATTGGACTGTTGCCGTCGTTTGATTCCATTGGTTGGTGGGCGCCGGTGCTGTTGGTTATGCTGAGAGCCATTCAGGGTTTTGCGGTCGGTGGCGAATGGGGCGGGGCGGCACTGTTGGCGGTAGAGAGCGCACCGAAGAAAAAGAAAGCTTTTTACAGCAGTGGCGTACAGGTTGGTTTTGGTGTGGGCCTGTTACTGGCAACCGGTTCGGTCTCGGTGGTGAGCAATTTGACCACCAATGAAGAATTTACCACTTGGGGATGGCGTCTGCCGTTCTTATTCAGCCTGATTTTGGTTGCTATCGCCTGGTGGGTACGTAACGGGATGGATGAGTCTCAGGAATTTGAGGCGAATAAAACTCTGGGTGATAGAGCAAAAAAACTGCGTTCGTTCCCGATTATGGACGCACTGCGTCAGCATCCGAAAGCCTTTCTGCTGATTATTGCGTTACGGCTTGGTGAACTGTTGACGATGTATATCGTCACCGCATTTGCACTCAATTACTCGACCACCCATCTTGGCTTATCGCGGGATATCTTTCTGAATATTGGACTGCTGGTGGGGGCGATCAGTTGCGTGTCCATCCCTTTCTTTGCTTATCTGGCGGATAGCTTTGGCCGCCGTCGCATCTATGTGACTGGTGCGTTGATTGGAGCGGTGAGTGCCGTGCCATTCTTTATGGCGTTGGAAAGCCATAACACGCTGATGATTCTGTTCTTTGCCATCATGCTGGCGAATGCTGCTCACGATATGATCGTTAGCGTACAGCAACCGATGTTTACCGAGCTATTTGGTACGGCGTATCGCTATAGCGGGGCTGGCGTGGGTTATCAGGTTGCCAGCGTGGTCGGCGGCGGGTTTACGCCTTTTATCGCTGTTCTGCTGGTGGAGTTCATGGATGGCTCATGGCACGCGGTGGCGGCCTACCTTGCCATCGGCTGCTTACTGTCTGCGATTGTCGGGATGCAGATGAAAGCAAAATCGGCGGATGACTTACCTCGTTGA